From Amphiura filiformis chromosome 20, Afil_fr2py, whole genome shotgun sequence, a single genomic window includes:
- the LOC140142157 gene encoding uncharacterized protein gives MADLPANRLQADEPPFTNTGVDYFGPFLIKQGRTTRKRYGVIFTCLASRAVHLEVATNLDTSSCINTLRRFMSRRGPVKQIHSDNGTNLVGASRELEQALHELDQEVIERFSTNQGITWNFNPPAASHHGGVWERHIRTVRKILNAILTEQYLKTCRGEEELHTFMCEVEQIMNSRPLTRVSSDPGI, from the coding sequence ATGGCAGACTTGCCAGCCAACCGCCTACAGGCTGATGAACCACCATTTACCAACACCGGTGTTGACTACTTCGGTCCATTCCTGATTAAACAAGGCAGGACAACAAGAAAGCGCTACGGGGTAATATTCACATGCCTTGCCAGTCGCGCAGTACATCTGGAAGTAGCGACCAACTTGGACACAAGTTCATGTATAAACACACTGAGGCGCTTCATGAGTAGAAGAGGACCAGTGAAACAAATACACTCAGATAACGGCACTAACTTGGTTGGTGCATCAAGAGAGTTAGAGCAAGCACTTCATGAGTTAGACCAGGAGGTAATAGAGAGATTCTCTACAAACCAAGGAATCACTTGGAACTTTAACCCTCCAGCTGCCTCACATCATGGAGGTGTATGGGAGAGGCATATTAGAACAGTGAGAAAAATACTGAATGCCATCTTAACAGAGCAATACTTGAAGACCTGTCGAGGAGAGGAGGAGCTGCACACATTCATGTGCGAAGTTGAACAAATAATGAACAGCAGACCTCTGACCAGAGTGTCAAGTGATCCAGGGATCTGA
- the LOC140142897 gene encoding uncharacterized protein → MGVKKYKVPQDACICANCALQIKLGYQEPSTLYEPSKEDDSAASEEDEGTGVAEPEAQNNIQGQRLPENVPNNGCYLARYSMCEDSAVWNIAAPDWGSFSATFSLENYKEEELPHNFSLCHAHYCQHTAFKIPKCALCQKKTTILRTNGQLYMKAYKLTPTMEKFCRTNRVKMLITEATRLCTRCHQRVGQQLNNPKKLILPRMTSNANQANSGDDIQIISVKRKQTNNVKNSTKMAKMSPATSAKLTSLTKPSNSKLDVLLVCEDEALSPEQQAPFKKYEQQQKQHSADTISYYKTHSIR, encoded by the exons ATGGGCGTTAAAAAGTATAAAGTACCGCAGGATGCTTGTATCTGCGCAAATTGCGCTTTGCAGATCAAACTTGGCTATCAAGAACCATCCACCTTGTACGAACCTAGCAAAGAAGATGATTCTGCTGCCAGCGAGGAAGACGAAGGCACTGGTGTTGCGGAACCAGAAGCCCAAAACAACATTCAAGGACAACGACTGCCAGAAAACGTGCCCAATAATGGCTGCTACCTTGCTCGCTACAGCATGTGTGAAGACTCGGCTGTGTGGAACATAGCTGCGCCTGATTGGGGCAGTTTTTCCGCTACATTCAGTCTCGAAAATTACAAAGAGGAGGAGTTGCCGCACAATTTTTCCCTGTGTCACGCTCATTATTGTCAGCATACGGCATTTAAGATTCCCAAATGTGCACTGTGTCAGAAGAAGACAACGATACTAAGGACCAATGGACAGCTATACATGAAGGCATACAAACTGACTCCGACCATGGAGAAATTTTGTCGGACAAATAGGGTGAAGATGTTAATCACAGAGGCCACAAGGCTTTGCACACGTTGCCACCAGAGAGTAGGGCAGCAGCTCAACAACCCCAAGAAATTGATTTTACCAAGAATG aCAAGTAATGCTAATCAAGCCAACAGCGGCGATGATATCCAGATCATCTCGGTGAAGAGGAAGCAGACAAATAATGTGAAGAACTCAACCAAGATGGCGAAGATGAGTCCTGCTACCAGCGCCAAGCTAACCAGCCTAACGAAGCCCAGCAACAGCAAGCTGGACGTGCTCCTGGTGTGCGAAGATGAAGCATTATCACCGGAGCAGCAGGCGCCATTCAAGAAGTATGAGCAGCAGCAAAAACAGCATAGTGCAGACACAATCAGCTACTACAAGACGCACAGTATTCGCTAA
- the LOC140142706 gene encoding centrin-3 isoform X1, whose amino-acid sequence MKLSAERKRICCMLNFTVHTSRFTVYHNIDKVTTLRLRSDLTMDKGRRRAKRRELTEEQKQEIKEAFELFDTDKDKAIDYHELKVAMRALGFDVKKADVLKVLRDYDRDETGKINFDDFNEVITDWMLERDPQEEILKAFRLFDDDDSGKIGIRNLRRVARELGENMTEEELRAMIDEFDKDGDGEINEEEFIAIMTGDT is encoded by the exons ATGAAACTTTCCGCCGAACGAAAACGAATTTGCTGCATGCTGAATTTCACAGTACATACTTCCAGATTTACAGTATATCACAACATAGATAAAGTAACAACGTTAAGATTAAG GTCTGATTTGACAATGGACAAAGGTAGACGGCGTGCCAAAAGACGTGAACTGACAGAGGAACAGAAACAGGAGATCAAAGAGGCATTTGAATTGTTTGACACAGACAAAGACAAAGCTATTGACTACCATGAATTAAAG GTGGCAATGAGAGCACTGGGATTTGATGTTAAAAAGGCAGATGTGTTGAAAGTACTTAGAGACTATGACAGGGACGAGACTGGCAAAATCAACTTTGATGATTTCAATGAAGTCA TAACAGACTGGATGTTGGAGCGAGATCCACAGGAGGAAATCTTGAAGGCATTTCGattatttgatgatgatgattcaggcAAGATTGGCATTCGTAACTTGAGGAGAGTAGCCAGGGAACTTGGAGAGAATATGACTGAGGAGGAGCTGAGAGCCATGATTGATGAATTCGACAAGGATGGAGATGGTGAAA TAAATGAGGAAGAATTCATTGCCATCATGACAGGGGATACATGA
- the LOC140142706 gene encoding centrin-3 isoform X2 encodes MDKGRRRAKRRELTEEQKQEIKEAFELFDTDKDKAIDYHELKVAMRALGFDVKKADVLKVLRDYDRDETGKINFDDFNEVITDWMLERDPQEEILKAFRLFDDDDSGKIGIRNLRRVARELGENMTEEELRAMIDEFDKDGDGEINEEEFIAIMTGDT; translated from the exons ATGGACAAAGGTAGACGGCGTGCCAAAAGACGTGAACTGACAGAGGAACAGAAACAGGAGATCAAAGAGGCATTTGAATTGTTTGACACAGACAAAGACAAAGCTATTGACTACCATGAATTAAAG GTGGCAATGAGAGCACTGGGATTTGATGTTAAAAAGGCAGATGTGTTGAAAGTACTTAGAGACTATGACAGGGACGAGACTGGCAAAATCAACTTTGATGATTTCAATGAAGTCA TAACAGACTGGATGTTGGAGCGAGATCCACAGGAGGAAATCTTGAAGGCATTTCGattatttgatgatgatgattcaggcAAGATTGGCATTCGTAACTTGAGGAGAGTAGCCAGGGAACTTGGAGAGAATATGACTGAGGAGGAGCTGAGAGCCATGATTGATGAATTCGACAAGGATGGAGATGGTGAAA TAAATGAGGAAGAATTCATTGCCATCATGACAGGGGATACATGA